The following proteins are encoded in a genomic region of Hirundo rustica isolate bHirRus1 chromosome 15, bHirRus1.pri.v3, whole genome shotgun sequence:
- the NPTX2 gene encoding neuronal pentraxin-2, producing MLLVAAGLLLAVAAGGRGSPAGDQESPPGSRFVCTSLPLDAASAGCPLPPVPMQGGALPPEEELKATVLQLRETVLQQKETIGSQREAIRELTGKLSRCEGTDGKSAAGAWKNEVGKGKDTMGDLPRDPAQVIDQLSRTMQTLKDRLESLEHQLRANVSYAALPSDLREMLQRRLGDLERQLLSKVAELEDEKSLLHNETSAHRQKTETALNALLERVSELEKGNSAFKSPDEFKVSLPLRTNYLYGKIKKTLPELYAFTVCLWLRSSASPGIGTPFSYAVPGQANEIVLIEWGNNPIELLINDKVAQLPLFISDGKWHHICITWTTRDGMWEAFQDGEKLGTGENLAPWHPIKPGGVLILGQEQDTVGGRFDATQAFVGEMSQFNIWDRVLKAEDIMNIANCSINMPGNIIPWVDNNVDVFGGATKWPVETCEERLLDL from the exons ATGCTGCTCGTGGCCGCCGGGCTCCTGCTCGCCGTagccgcgggcgggcgggggtcgCCGGCCGGGGATCAGGAGAGCCCCCCGGGCAGCCGCTTCGTGTGCACCTCGCTGCCGCTGGACGCCGCCAGCGCGGGCTGCCCGCTGCCCCCCGTGCCCATGCAGGGCGGCGCGCTGCCCCCCGAGGAGGAGCTCAAAGCCACGGTGCTGCAGCTGCGGGAGACCGTCCTGCAGCAGAAGGAGACCATCGGGAGCCAGCGGGAGGCCATCCGGGAGCTCACCGGGAAGCTGAGCCGCTGCGAGGGCACTGACGGCAAGTCCGCCGCGGGGGCCTGGAAGAACGAGGTGGGCAAGGGCAAGGACACGATGGGCGACCTGCCCCGTGACCCGGCGCAGGTGATCGACCAGCTGAGCCGCACCATGCAGACCCTGAAGGACCGGCTGGAGAGCCTGGAG CACCAGCTCCGAGCCAACGTGTCCTATGCAGCCCTGCCCAGTGACCTGCGGGAGATGCTCCAGCGGCGCCTCGGGGACCTGGAGCGCCAGCTCCTGAGCAAAGTGGCCGAGCTGGAGGATGAGAAGTCCCTGCTGCACAACGAGACCTCAGCGCACCGGCAGAAGACAGAGACAGCCTTGAACGCATTGCTAGAAAGAGTGTCTGAATTAGAGAAAG GTAACAGTGCATTTAAGTCACCTGATGAATTCAAAGTCTCCCTTCCTCTTCGCACAAACTACCTGTATGGGAAGATCAAGAAGACTCTGCCAGAGCTCTATGCTTTCACTGTGTGCTTGTGGCTGAGGTCAAGTGCTTCTCCTGGAATTGGCACTCCGTTCTCATATGCTGTTCCTGGGCAAGCCAATGAAATTGTCCTCATAGAATGGGGGAATAATCCAATTGAACTGCTAATTAATGATAAG GTTGCTCAGCTCCCTCTCTTCATCAGTGATGGAAAATGGCATCACATCTGCATAACATGGACAACCAGAGATGGAATGTGGGAAGCTTTTCAGGATGGAGAGAAGCTTGGCACTGGGGAGAATCTTGCTCCTTGGCATCCAATTAAACCTGGAGGTGTCTTGATCCTGGGTCAGGAACAG GACACAGTAGGAGGAAGATTTGATGCGACTCAAGCCTTCGTTGGGGAGATGAGCCAGTTCAATATATGGGACAGAGTCTTAAAAGCTGAAGACATCATGAATATTGCCAACTGCTCTATCAACATGCCTGGCAACATCATCCCCTGGGTCGATAACAACGTGGATGTGTTTGGAGGTGCTACTAAATGGCCTGTGGAGACGTGTGAGGAGCGTCTGCTTGACTTGTAG